The Streptomyces clavuligerus genome includes a region encoding these proteins:
- a CDS encoding phenolic acid decarboxylase yields MTVSGAHETTVQNPVPPQDLSGVVGHRFIYTYANGWQYEMYVKNATTIDYRIHSGLVGGRWVKDQHVDLVQLDDDDYKISWNEPTGTSVSVNVLPGKRRLHGVIFFPRWVEEHGRRTALYQNDHLDEMRTYRDEGPTYPIYVVPEFAKITLFEFVGPDDETVISASPVELPQGWSDRSN; encoded by the coding sequence ATGACCGTCAGCGGAGCGCACGAGACCACCGTTCAGAACCCCGTTCCCCCGCAGGACCTCTCCGGGGTCGTCGGCCACCGCTTCATCTACACCTACGCCAACGGCTGGCAGTACGAGATGTATGTGAAGAACGCCACGACCATCGACTACCGGATACATTCCGGTCTGGTGGGTGGCCGCTGGGTCAAAGACCAGCACGTCGACCTCGTCCAGTTGGACGACGACGACTACAAGATCTCCTGGAACGAGCCGACCGGCACATCGGTTTCCGTCAATGTCCTGCCGGGCAAGCGCCGCCTTCATGGCGTGATCTTCTTCCCGCGCTGGGTCGAGGAACACGGTCGGCGCACCGCCCTCTATCAGAACGACCACCTCGACGAGATGCGCACGTACCGCGACGAGGGACCGACCTACCCGATCTACGTGGTCCCCGAATTCGCGAAGATCACCCTGTTCGAGTTCGTCGGCCCCGACGACGAGACCGTCATCTCCGCATCCCCCGTGGAACTCCCGCAGGGCTGGTCCGACCGCTCCAACTGA